A segment of the Pseudomonas versuta genome:
TAACTGGCCAGTGCGCCATCGGCCTCGGCGTCCGCACCGCGCAAACGTGCCCGCACGCTACCCAGATCAAACGCCGGCCAGGTGATGCGCGGGCCCAGTGCCCAGGCATTGGCCGCGGCCGAGCCGATCTGCGATCCACGCCCGGCAGTAAAACCGAGGAAGCCGCTGAGGCTGACCCGAGGGAACAAATCAGCCTTGGCTACCCCGATCCGGGCAGTGGCTGCCGCCAGCTTGCGCTCGGCGCCCATGATGTCCGGCCGACGCTGCAGCAGGTCGCCGGGGTTACCGATATTCAGCGCCTTGGCAATGGCCGGGAGCTGTTTAGGGCTCAAGTCCACGCTCAATTGCTCGGGCCTCTGGCCCAGCAAAGTGGCGATCCGATTGCGCTCGCGCACTTGTTCGGCCTGCAGTTGCGGCACGCTGGCCTCAACTGCGGCCAGGCGCGCATCAGCCCGCATCACGTCCAGTTCATCACCGACCCCGGCATCGCGCAGGCTTTCGGTGATGGCTTTGGAGTCTTGCTGGTTTTTCAGGTTGTCCAGGGCGATCCGCTCACGCAGTTGTGCGCCGCGCAGTTCTCCATAGGCATCCACCAGTTCGGCAATCATGGTCACTTGCAATTGATACAGGTCGGCAGCTGCAGCTTGCTCGTCGGCGTCGCTGGCTTCCAGCTCGCGCTGGATACGGCCAAACAGGTCGATCTCCCAGGCCATGTCCAGCCCCAGGTCATAACGCTCACTGTTGACCCGCTTTTCAGTCTGGCCAGGTACCTGGCCTTTGCCCAGATCGCTGCTGGCACGGCTGGTAATGGTCGGCATGGCGTCGTTACTGACGTCATCACGAATGGCCCGGGCCGCGCGCAGGCGGGCAAAAGCCACGCGCAGCTCGCGGTTACCGTTGAGCGACTGAGTCACCAACTGGTTGAGAGTGGGGTCGTCGAATTGCTGCCACCAGATGCCTTCATAATGGGCCCGGTCAAAACCCTTGAGGTAGTCGGCACTGATCTGTGCCGGCGCCGTTGCCGGTGTCTTGTAGTCCGGGCCAACGGCGCAGGCACTCAAGGCCAGCACCAACAGACTTGGCATAAAGACTTTCAGGCTCATTGTTGCGACTCCAGCTTGAGATGCCTGGCCGCCTTGCGCGCTTCACTGCGCTCCACATAGCGGCGGATCAATACATAAAACACCGGCGTCAGCAGCAGACCGAAGAAGGTCACCCCCAACATCCCGGAGAACACCGCGACACCCATGGCGTGGCGCATTTCAGCACCGGCACCGCTGGAGAACACCAGTGGCACCACACCCATGATGAACGCGAAGGAGGTCATCAGGATCGGCCGCAACCGCAGGCGGCAGGCTTCCAGCACCGCATCCAGCGGGCTCATGCCTTCTTCTTGCTTGTCCTTGGCAAACTCGACAATCAGAATCGCGTTCTTGCATGCCAGCCCCACCAGTACGATCAATCCGATCTGGGTGAAAATGTTGTTGTCACCCCCCGTAGCGATCACCCCGGTAATGGCCGACAGCAGGGTCATGGGGACGATCAGGATCACCGCCAGCGGCAAGCTCCAGCTTTCGTACTGGGCCGCGAGGACCAGGAACGCCAGCAATACGCAGAGCGGGAACACCAGCAGCGCAGTATTGCCGGACAGAATCTGCTGGTAGGTCAGGTCGGTCCATTCATAGGTCATGCCGTTGGGCAGTTCTTCCTTGAGCAGTTTTTCGATGGCTTTTTCGGCCTGGCCAGAGCTGTAGCCGGGGGCCGCGGCACCGTTGATCTCAGCGGTGATAAAGCCGTTGTAGTGCATCACCCGGTCCGGGCCCGAGGTGTCGCTGACCTTGATAAAGGTGGCCAGCGGGATCATCTCGCCCTTGTTGTTTCGCACTTTTAACTGGCCGATCTGATCCGGTTCCAGGCGGAACTGCTGCTCGGCCTGAACGTTGACCTGGTAAGTACGGCCGAAGCGGTTGAAGTCGTTGGCATACAGCGAACCCAGGTAGATCTGCAGGGTATCGAAGATGTCGCTGACGGCCACGCCGTGGGTCTTGGCTTTTTCCCGGTCGATGGCAGCATCGACCTGTGGCACGTTCACCGTGTAGCTGGTGAACAGCCCGGCCAGTTCCGGCACGTTGTGGCTTTTGTTGATGATGTTCATGGTTTCTTTGTACAGCTCGTCATAGCCCAGGTTGCCCCGGTCTTCGAGTTGCAGGCGGAAACCACCGATGGTCCCCAGGCCCTGTACCGGCGGCGGCGGGAAGATCGCCATATAGGCTTCTTCAATGCCGCTGAACTTGCCGTTCAGGGCGCCGGCAATGGCCCCGGCAGACATGCTCGGGTCTTTGCGTTCGTCGAACGGTTTAAGCGTCACGAACACGATGCCGGCGTTAGGGCTGTTGGTGAAGCCATTGATCGACAGACCCGGGAACGCTACCGCACTTTCAACGCCGGGCTGTTTCAGGGCCAGGTCGGACATGCGTTTGATCACGTCTTCGGTACGGTCCAGGCTGGCCGCATCCGGCAATTGCGCGAAGGCCACCAGGTATTGCTTGTCCTGGCCGGGGACGAAACCGGTCGGGGTATTGGCGAAGCCGAAGAAGGTCAGCACCATCAACCCTGCGTACAGGATCAGGGCAATGCCACTGCTGCGGATCACCCGCGCTACGGTGCCGACATACGTATGGCTGGCACGATCGAAGAAGCGGTTGAACGGGCGGAACAGCCAGCCGCCGAACAGCTTGTCGAGCACTTTGGAGAAGCGGTCTTTCGGCGCGTCGTGGCTCTTGAGCAATACCGCTGCAAGGGCTGGCGACAGGGTCAGCGAGTTGAAGGCCGAGATCACCGTCGAAATCGCGATGGTCAGGGCGAACTGCTTGTAGAACTGCCCGGTCAGCCCGGAGATGAACGCGGCCGGGATAAACACCGCACACAGCACCAGTGCCGTGGCAATGATGGGGCCGGTCACTTCACGCATGGCGCGCTTGGTCGCTTCGACCGGAGTCAGGCCCAGTCCGATATTTCGTTCGACGTTTTCCACCACCACAATCGCATCGTCGACCACGATCCCGATCGCCAGCACCAGCCCGAACAGCGACAGGGCGTTGAGCGAGAAGCCGAACATGTGCATCACGGCAAAGGTACCAATCAGCGATACCGGCACCGCCACCAGCGGAATGATTGAGGCACGCCAGGTCTGCAGGAACAGGATCACCACCAGCACCACGAGGATCAGTGCTTCAAACAGGGTGTGAACCACCGCCTCGATAGAGCCGCGAACAAAGATAGTCGGGTCATAAACGATGCTGAAGTCCATGCCCTGCGGGAAGCTCTTCTTCAGTTCAGCCATCTTGGCGCGAACTTCATTGGAGATATCGATGGCGTTCGAACCCGGGCGCTGGAAAATCGGGATCGCCACCGCAGGCTGGTTGTTCAGCAAGGAACGCAGCGCGTACTGGCTGGAACCCAGTTCAACCCGGGCAATGTCTTTGAGGCGAGTGATTTCACCGTCATCGCCTGCGCGAATAATGATGTTCTCGAACTCTTCTTCGGACACCAGGCGGCCCTGGGTATTAACCGAGAGCTGGAAGCTGGTGGCATTCGGGGCAGGGGGCGCGCCCAGGGCACCGGCAGCCACCTGACGGTTCTGCTCGCGGATCGCGTTCACCACATCAGTGGCTGTCAGATTGCGCGAAGCGGTCTTGTTCGGATCGAGCCACACCCGCAACGAGTAATCGCCCATGCCGAACAACTGCACATCACCAACCCCGCCCAGGCGGGCCAGCTCATCCTTGATGTTGAGAATGGCGTAGTTGGACAGGTACAGCATGTCGTAGCGCTGGTCGGGCGAGGTCAAGTGCACAACCATGGTCAGGTCGGGCGACGCCTTGTCCACCGTGATCCCGATGCGCGTCACTTCTTCTGGAAGCTTGGGCTCGGTACGGGTCACACGGTTCTGCACCTGCACCTGAGCGTTGTCCAGATCGGTGCCCAGGGCAAAGGTGATGGTCAGGGTGATCTTGCCGTCAGCGGTGGACTGAGAAGACATGTACAGCATGTTCTCGACACCGGTAATCGCCTGTTCCAGCGGCGCGGCGACGGTTTCGCCGATCACTTTGGGGTTGGCCCCCGGGAAGTTGGCCCGGACCACAACGGTCGGCGGCACCACTTCGGGGTATTCACTGATGGGCAACTGGAACAGCGAAATGCTGCCCGCAATCAGAATCAGCAAGGAGAGTACGGCGGCGAAAATCGGCCGCTGAATGAAGAACTGAGAAAAATTCATCGGAGTTATCGTCCCTTAACCGCGAGGAGTCGCGACACTGGCCAGCTTCGGCGCGCCATTGGCGGGCTTGGCAGGGGACAGGTTGCTGGCTTCCAGGGCTTGTCGTTGTTGTGCCAGTGCGGCGAGGGTCTGTTCGCTGGCCATCGGAATCACTTCAGGGGTGACTGAAGAACCGGGGCGTACCCGTTGCAGTCCCTTGACGATGATGGTGTCGTCTTTGTTCAGGCCGCTGCGAACAATGCGCAGGCCTTCGATTTTCGGTCCCAGGTCAACGGAGCGGTAAGCGGTGTTATTGGCGCCGTCCATTACCAGCACGAACTTCTTGCCCAGGTCGGTGCCGACCGCTTCGTCATTGATCAACACCGCGTCGTAGGTGCCGCTGCCGACCAGCTTGAGACGCGCATACAGGCCCGGGGTGAAGCTGCCGTTGGCGTTATCGAACACGGCACGGCCGCGGATGGTGCCGGTCTTGGGGTTGACCTGGTTGTCGACGAAGTTCATCTGGCCCAGGTGCGGGTTGCCGTCTTCGTTGGACAGGCCGAGGTAAACCGGGGTGCTCTGACCGCGCTGGCCCTGGCGGGCGAGCTGGGCGTATTTGAGGAACACGCGCTCGTCAGCATCGAAATAGGCGTACACCTTGTCGGTAGAGACCACACTGGTCAGGGGCGTGACATCAGCGGTGACGATGTTGCCTGCGGTGATTTCGGCACGGCTGACCCGGCCACTGATTGGTGATGTGACGCGGGTAAAGCTGAGGTTGAGCCTGGCCAGGTCAAGTTGTGCCTGAATGGCCGAGACACCGGCGCGGGCGGCTTGGGAGGCGGTGGTGCGCGAGTCGGCCAGTTCTGCGGAAATCGCATTGCTCTGGCGCAGGCGTTCGCCACGCTGGGCTTCGTTGTCGGTGCGGGTAGCGGTGGCGCGGGCCTGTTGCACCTCGGCTTCAAGACGTCGCACTTCGGCCTGGAACGGGCGCGGATCGATCTGGAACAACAGGTCGCCCTTTTTCACCAGGGCGCCCTCAGTAAAGGCGACCTGATCAATCTGGCCCGACACGCGCGGACGAATTTCAACGGTTTCAGGTGCTTCAAGCCGCCCGGTGAACTCGTCCCATTCATTGACCGGCTGTTCAAGCACTTTGGCCACACTGACTTTGGCAGCGGGAGCAGGAGCAGTCGCTTGTGGAGTTTTGCCGCATGCGCTCATCACCACGATGGCCAGGGCCGCGAGTGGGAAGCGCAAATGTTTAAGTGACTGTTCCATGGGGGGAGTCCGCCAATCTATTGAGATGGGCGGATAATGCTGGCGCGAGGGCTGATGGACGAATCGAACCCAGCGAAGATCAATATCATTCGGAATGATACAAAGCGCGAGCAAGCCCTCTAGCCTGCGCCTTTTGTTAGGGTGCTATCAATTAAATTCTTCGTCATGCGCACGAACGACCTGTAGGAGCGAGCTGTTAAAAAGCTCGCTCCTACAGTCAGGGCTTCTGTCAGATATTGATCGAAGCACTCAAGCGTGCAGTCAGCGGCGCGCCCTGGAACAGGTAGTTGTCGCCCATGTACTCACCCACATCGCGCCAGTAGCGCTTGTCGAACAGGTTGTCGACAGTCAGCCGGAACACGGTGTCATAACCCTCGATACGGGTGCTGTAACGGCTGCCGATATTGAAGATGGCGTAACTGGCGGCCTGCACACCGCCCTGTTGGCTGGCGTATTTTTTGCCGCTGTATTGCACGCCGCCGAGCACGGCCAGGCCATCGACCCAGGGCAGGGCGTAATCACCATAAAGGCTGGCACGCAGGGTAGGCACATTGATGGTTTGATGGCCTTCATACTCCGCTGTGCCACTACCCGTGACCCGCGAACGGATCGCCGCCACACTGGCTGAAATCTGCAAGCGCTCGCTGGCCCAACCGTTGGCCGCCAGTTCCAGGCCGGTGTTTTTCTGTTCGCCTTGCTGCACGTAGGTGAACGTGCCGTCGTCATTGGGGCGCGAGTATTGGTAGGCCTGACGGATCTGGTACAGCGTGGCGCTCAGGCTGATACGTCGCCAGTCGTACTTGATACCTGCTTCAATTTGCCGTGACACAGTGGGCGCAAGGATTTCAAAAGCATTGCTGGCAAACCACGGAGCCGTACCACCCAGCGACAAACCCTTGCTGTAGCGGGTGTATAGCGACAGGTTCGATACCGGCTTGTAGATCAGGGCAGCCTGGGGCAGGAATTCATAGCGCCGGGTGTGGCGGTTGGTGTCGCCCTGATCGTCGAAGGTGCGTTCGTCCAGACGCACTTCACGACCACCGAGCACGGTCTGCCATTGCTCGTTGAAGCTGATCCGGTCATTGAAAAACAGCCCGTACTGGCGGCTGTCGAGGCGGCGATGGCTGTCGTTGAGCGGGCCATCATAGCGGGCAAAATTGTCAGGCTCGCTGTCGATGTTGCCGCTGCCGATCCATTCATTGATAGCGGTGCGGTTATGCACCACGCGGCGAAATGCGCTGGTGCCTACTGTCAGTTCATGCCCGATTGCGCCCGTATCAAACAGACCGCTGAGTGCTGCCTGCACCTCATCATTACGCCGTGTGTCGTCGGGGCTGCGGAAGTCATATATGTCGTAGTTGCCCTCTGGGCTGAAGTAGTTGCCGACATCAGGCTTTACGCAGCCGACCGTGCAGCCGCCCCAGGCAAACGAGCTGTAATCATCGATCACCACTTTGCTGCGCGAGGCGCTCAGGCTGCCTTTCCAGTTGTCCGTGAAGCGGTATTCAAAGTTGCCGTTGATGTTCAGCGAATCAATGGTCACCGGTTTGGAGCCGCTCTGGTGGGCCAGCAGTTTCTTTGGCGAGGCGTGGTGCGGCAACTCGGTACCGCCGAGCAATTGATAGCCCGGTACCGAACGCTGCTCCTTGTTCTGATACTCCACATCCAGTTGCAGCAGGGCATCGGGGCTGATGTTCCAGTCGAAGGCCACAGAGGCGAAATCACGCTGGCCATTGGCATGTTCGACGTAGGAGTGCAGGTCTTCGTGGGCGAAGTTGGCGCGCAGTCCGAACTGCTGTTCGCTGCCGAACCAGGCCCCTACATCGGTGGCCAGGTATCCGCTGCCGCGGTCATCGGTGGAGACTGTGACCGAGCGTACATCCGCCGCGCGCTTGGTCACGTAATTGACCACGCCGCCGGGTTCGGAGACGCCGCTTTGCAGGCCGGAAAGGCCCTTGAGCAATTCCACCTGCTGTTTGTTTTCCAGGCCAACGTTTTGCTCACCGGCGATGGTGCGGCCATTGATCTTGTAGCTGCTGGCCGAATTCAACGAGAACCCTCGCACCACGAAGTTTTCGTAGTAGCCAACCGGCGCATAGCTTTCACCCACCGACGCGTCGTTATTCAACACATCGCTGAGCAGGCGGGCTTGCTGATCCTTGATCAGTGCATCGGTAAACACTGAAATGGCTGCCGGGGTATCGAGCAGGGGCGCCGCCTCAAAGCCGCCAACCCAGGCACTGTCGGCCTGGTAGCCGGTGTTGTCTTCGGCGGTCACTGACGTCGCCGGCAGTTCGGTGTTGGCCGCTTGTGCCACCGGTATTGCGCTGGACAGCAACAGGCCAAGGGTCAGCAAGTTGAGCGTGAACCGCGGTGCGGACTCTCCCTCGTTGAAAGTCCGGTGAAGCATGTTCATGCAAAGCTCCTGAATGATGGGCGGGCTCGAGACCAAGGCCTTTTCTCAAGCGCGCCATCATACAGACGCTACTTAACCATGGGTTAATAGTGCAATGTGAGGCTCCCGACTTTTGAGGAACTGCGCATGCCCTTTTTTCGACGCTCATGCCTGGCTCTGGCCTGCAGCTTGCCGTTGCTGGCGATGGCGGCGCCTTCCGCTCCCGGCCCGGTTTACGGCGAGCAACTGCAAGGCTTCGAGTACCCGTACCCGCTGCATCACTTCAACTTTGAGTCCCAGGGTCAGGCCCTGCAGATGGGCTACATGGACGTCGCCCCAACGGGTCCTGCCAATGGCCATACGGCGGTGCTGTTGCACGGCAAAAATTTTTGCGCGGCGACCTGGGGTGACAGCATCAAGGCCCTGAGCGAGGCGGGCTACCGGGTAGTAGCGCCGGACCAGATCGGTTTTTGCACGTCGAGCAAACCGGCCAGTTATCAATACAGCTTTCAGCAGTTGTCGGCCAATACCCATGCCTTGCTCGATAGCCTTGGGGTGGACAAGGCCAGCATCATCGGGCACTCCACCGGTGGCATGCTCGGCACTCGCTATGCATTGCAGTACGCGCCTCAAACGGAAAAACTGGTACTGGTCAACCCGATCGGCCTGGAGGACTGGAAAGCCCTCGGCGTGCCATGGCGCAGCGTTGACCAATGGTACGAGCGCGAGCTGAAACTCAGCGCCGAAGGTATTCGCCAGTACGAGCAAAGCACCTATTACGCCGGGCACTGGAAGCCTGAGTACGACCGTTGGGTGGACATGCTGGCGGGGCTGAACAAGGGCCCGGGGCACAAACGGGTGGCGTGGAACTCGGCGTTGATCTACGACATGATTTTCACCCAGCCGGTATTTTACGAACTGCCGGATCTCAAGGTCCCTACCGTATTGTTGATCGGCGATGCCGACACCACGGCCATCGGCAGCGATATTGCTTCGCCGCAGGTGAAGGCCAGAATCGGTCACTACAAAGTGCTGGGCAAGCAGGCCGCCGGGCGGATTCCCGGGGCGACGTTGATCGAGTTTCCGGGCTTGGGCCACGCCCCGCAAATGGAAGATCCGGCGGCTTTCAACAAGGTGCTGATAGAACAGTTGACCCTTGGCCGCCCCGTGTAGTCGCTGACGAGGAACGAAGGCTGCGATAAGGTCCGCAGGACCTTGCTTGACGATACCAGGACCTTGCTTGACGGTCCCAGGCCCTTGCCTGACGGTCCATAGCCCAAACCCAGCGCTGTCCCAACGGCTCGCAGCCTTCGTGCCTCGTCAGCGACTACGCATGATCAAACCAAGCGCAAATCAGGCGCAAACCAGGATCAAACCTTGATTTAGAGCCTCCAAGTACGTTATAGCTAAAAGGGTATCCAATCGTATTACAGGAAATTACAGCTCCCTATGGATGGAATCACACGTATCAATCGCCAGTCCGGCTCACATTACGCATCCCTGATTGCGCAGTGTGGGCCTCACGTCAAAGGCTGCAGCATTGCAGCGACAGGGTTTGTCTCCCGCCTCTTTGCACGCTTCGTTCCACCCCGTTGTTTGCCAGCCAGCTGCGCCGACTGGCGCCACTGCTACGTCCCCCCTCCAGATTTTTTCTGATCGCCAGCCGTCCAGGCGCGTTCGCATCCGTTTTAACGGCATGTGCTGTTGCCCGGCTTTTTTATCTGATCCCCTCATTTTCTGACCCGACACCCCTGGCGCCAGCCAGCTGCAGGTCACGACAGCGTTTAGTCAGCCATGACCGGACGCCTGCGCTACAAGGACTCACGACCAATGATTTATTTCCAGGGTAAAAGAATTTTCAGTGCCATCTTCGATATGGACGGCACGATGTTTGACACCGAACGCCTGCGTTTCAAGACCCTCAAACAGGCAGCTCTCGAGATTTACGGCACACCGCTCAGTGAAGAAACCCTGATCGGGTCATTGGGCCTGAGTGCCCGAAAAGCCGAAGCGCTGGCCAAGGCCAATCATGGTGAGGATTTCCCTTACGCTGCAGTCCGCCAACGGGCCGATGAACTGGAACTGGCCCATGTGCGCAATCATGGCGTACCGATCAAGGACGGCTTGCTCGAAGTGCTTGAGCGCTTGCGCAAGTATGGCCTGACCATGGCCGTGGCCACCTCGAGCCGCCGTCCCATCGCCGAGGAATATCTGATCAATGCCAACGTGCTCAAGTACTTCGACGTCACTGTCTGCGGTGATGAAGTGGAGCAGGGCAAGCCTCACCCCGAGATTTTCCTCAAGGCGGCCAGCGCGCTCAATTGCCTGCCGGATCATTGCCTGATGCTCGAAGACTCCGAGAACGGCCTGTTGTCGGCGATTCGTGCCGAAGGCCAGCCGATCCTGATCGAAGACATCAAGCCGCCAGCAGCCGAAGTCAAAGCCGGTGCGCTGAAGGCGTATCAGAACATGCATGAGTTTTTGGGCGACCTGAACGAATGCATGCCGGACCTGGGCACCCCCGAACTGAACGAAAGCTTCCCCCAGGCGCTCAATCAATTCAGTGTCGGTATCCACGGTTTCGGGGCCATGGGCGGTGGCTACCTGACACAGATTTTCTCCCACTGGGATGGCTACACCCGGCCCTGCGAGATCATCGCGGCCACCCGTTCGCGGATGCTGCGCGACACCATCCAGGCCTTTGGCCGCTTCAGCGTGCGCTATGGTGCGACCTCGTTCGACCAGACCATTGAAAACCTCAGAATGATCGACATGGATGACGCCGAAGAGGTGATCCGCATGTACGACGTGGCTGAAATTGTCGGGCTGAGCCTTCCGGAAACCGCGATTCGCAAACAGGCAGACGTGATTGCCAAGGGCTTGATCCGGCGCTTTGAGCGGCGCGGGCGTGAACTGACGATTCTCATCGTGTTGAACAAGGTCGGTGGCGCGGACTTTGTGCGCCGCCATGTGCAAGCCCAGCTTGAACGACTGGTTGCACCGCACATGTGTCAGAAAATTCTGGATAACACCCACTTTGCAGAAACCGTGGTCAGTCGCATTGTCTCCAAGCTGTCCAACGAATCGCTGGTGCGCCAGTTGCGCATCAAATCGAAGATTTTCCAGAACAGTCTGACGGACGAGACCGCCGCCCCCACGGCCAACCCGAAAACCCCGGTGCCCGAATACGAGCGGCTGATCAGCCGTTTCCGGCCATTCGCCCAGTCCAGCAATGCACTCAGCCAGTTGCACCTGATCCTGTTCAATAGTGAGTCGGACATGCCGTTGTATGCCGAGCGCTGCAGCAACCTGCTGGAGCGTCTGCGCCAGGTCAAGACCGTCGACGACATCACCCAGACCCAGGTGATGAAAAACCTGTTGTGGAACGGCCCTCACGCCATCATTGCCTGGTACGCGAGCCGCCTGGGCTATTCGTGGCTGGGGCAGGCCATGGGCGATCCGCGGGTCAGCGCACTGGCCGAGCGATTGATTCGCCAGGAAGTCGGCCCGGCACTGGTGGCCGAATACCCGCACATGGCTGAAGCGGTCGAGAGCTTCTCGAAAACATTTCTGGAGCGCTGCAACACCTCGTTCAAGGATCCCTGTACCCGCGTGGGCCGTGACCCGCTGCGTAAACTGCAGCGCAATGAGCGGATTTTTCGCAGTATCGATCTGGCCAAAAAACATGGCATCAACTGCAGCGCCCTGGAGTTTGGCAGCGCCCTGGCCCTGCACTACGCGCTGCGATCCACGGACAGCAAGGATCAGGAAAGCCAGTTGATGCGCAACCTGTATCAAGACAACGGCAGTGTCGAAGCGGTGCTGACCTACAGCGCAAGCTACAACGGCCGGCCGTATCCGGGCCTGGACCCAGTCACCGATGGTGCGTTGATCGAGGCCATCTCCGGGCATTTCCGGGACCTGGCGGCGATGGAGCCGGACTGTGCCGAATTCGTCATGACCGGAGCCTAAAGCAATCAAGCCCGCAGCACCTTGAATGGGCCAGTCTGGACGGTCTGTTCAAGGAGCTGATCATGGTCCGACTGTCCATGGCTCAAGCCTGAGAGCTGGCCGAATCCATCCTGTTGCATAACGGTTTCAACCCGTCTCATGCCCCTGCGGTGAGCGACACCGTGCTTGCCGGGGAGCGCGATGGTTGTGCTTCCCACGGCCTGTATCGGCTGTTGGGCTGTGTCAATTTTGTCTTCGACTTTGCCACCAGCGCCATCGCCCGTGGCGATATCGAGTTGCACCGGAGCACGGGTAAAGCGATTCCCCAGGGCTCGGCGCTGGCGGCGATGGGGGAACTGATTGCCGGGCCCTTGATCGGTGATCTGACCAGTGCCGAGTCGCTGGCGTAGGACGCGGGCAG
Coding sequences within it:
- a CDS encoding efflux transporter outer membrane subunit — translated: MSLKVFMPSLLVLALSACAVGPDYKTPATAPAQISADYLKGFDRAHYEGIWWQQFDDPTLNQLVTQSLNGNRELRVAFARLRAARAIRDDVSNDAMPTITSRASSDLGKGQVPGQTEKRVNSERYDLGLDMAWEIDLFGRIQRELEASDADEQAAAADLYQLQVTMIAELVDAYGELRGAQLRERIALDNLKNQQDSKAITESLRDAGVGDELDVMRADARLAAVEASVPQLQAEQVRERNRIATLLGQRPEQLSVDLSPKQLPAIAKALNIGNPGDLLQRRPDIMGAERKLAAATARIGVAKADLFPRVSLSGFLGFTAGRGSQIGSAAANAWALGPRITWPAFDLGSVRARLRGADAEADGALASYEQQVLLALEESENAFSDYGKRQQRLVSLIRQSESSRTAADLAAIRYREGTVDFLVLLDAQRERLAAEDSQAQAEVELYRGVVAIYKALGGGWQAETVASAH
- a CDS encoding alpha/beta fold hydrolase, which codes for MAAPSAPGPVYGEQLQGFEYPYPLHHFNFESQGQALQMGYMDVAPTGPANGHTAVLLHGKNFCAATWGDSIKALSEAGYRVVAPDQIGFCTSSKPASYQYSFQQLSANTHALLDSLGVDKASIIGHSTGGMLGTRYALQYAPQTEKLVLVNPIGLEDWKALGVPWRSVDQWYERELKLSAEGIRQYEQSTYYAGHWKPEYDRWVDMLAGLNKGPGHKRVAWNSALIYDMIFTQPVFYELPDLKVPTVLLIGDADTTAIGSDIASPQVKARIGHYKVLGKQAAGRIPGATLIEFPGLGHAPQMEDPAAFNKVLIEQLTLGRPV
- the mexE gene encoding multidrug efflux RND transporter periplasmic adaptor subunit MexE translates to MEQSLKHLRFPLAALAIVVMSACGKTPQATAPAPAAKVSVAKVLEQPVNEWDEFTGRLEAPETVEIRPRVSGQIDQVAFTEGALVKKGDLLFQIDPRPFQAEVRRLEAEVQQARATATRTDNEAQRGERLRQSNAISAELADSRTTASQAARAGVSAIQAQLDLARLNLSFTRVTSPISGRVSRAEITAGNIVTADVTPLTSVVSTDKVYAYFDADERVFLKYAQLARQGQRGQSTPVYLGLSNEDGNPHLGQMNFVDNQVNPKTGTIRGRAVFDNANGSFTPGLYARLKLVGSGTYDAVLINDEAVGTDLGKKFVLVMDGANNTAYRSVDLGPKIEGLRIVRSGLNKDDTIIVKGLQRVRPGSSVTPEVIPMASEQTLAALAQQRQALEASNLSPAKPANGAPKLASVATPRG
- a CDS encoding TonB-dependent siderophore receptor, which encodes MNMLHRTFNEGESAPRFTLNLLTLGLLLSSAIPVAQAANTELPATSVTAEDNTGYQADSAWVGGFEAAPLLDTPAAISVFTDALIKDQQARLLSDVLNNDASVGESYAPVGYYENFVVRGFSLNSASSYKINGRTIAGEQNVGLENKQQVELLKGLSGLQSGVSEPGGVVNYVTKRAADVRSVTVSTDDRGSGYLATDVGAWFGSEQQFGLRANFAHEDLHSYVEHANGQRDFASVAFDWNISPDALLQLDVEYQNKEQRSVPGYQLLGGTELPHHASPKKLLAHQSGSKPVTIDSLNINGNFEYRFTDNWKGSLSASRSKVVIDDYSSFAWGGCTVGCVKPDVGNYFSPEGNYDIYDFRSPDDTRRNDEVQAALSGLFDTGAIGHELTVGTSAFRRVVHNRTAINEWIGSGNIDSEPDNFARYDGPLNDSHRRLDSRQYGLFFNDRISFNEQWQTVLGGREVRLDERTFDDQGDTNRHTRRYEFLPQAALIYKPVSNLSLYTRYSKGLSLGGTAPWFASNAFEILAPTVSRQIEAGIKYDWRRISLSATLYQIRQAYQYSRPNDDGTFTYVQQGEQKNTGLELAANGWASERLQISASVAAIRSRVTGSGTAEYEGHQTINVPTLRASLYGDYALPWVDGLAVLGGVQYSGKKYASQQGGVQAASYAIFNIGSRYSTRIEGYDTVFRLTVDNLFDKRYWRDVGEYMGDNYLFQGAPLTARLSASINI
- a CDS encoding efflux RND transporter permease subunit yields the protein MNFSQFFIQRPIFAAVLSLLILIAGSISLFQLPISEYPEVVPPTVVVRANFPGANPKVIGETVAAPLEQAITGVENMLYMSSQSTADGKITLTITFALGTDLDNAQVQVQNRVTRTEPKLPEEVTRIGITVDKASPDLTMVVHLTSPDQRYDMLYLSNYAILNIKDELARLGGVGDVQLFGMGDYSLRVWLDPNKTASRNLTATDVVNAIREQNRQVAAGALGAPPAPNATSFQLSVNTQGRLVSEEEFENIIIRAGDDGEITRLKDIARVELGSSQYALRSLLNNQPAVAIPIFQRPGSNAIDISNEVRAKMAELKKSFPQGMDFSIVYDPTIFVRGSIEAVVHTLFEALILVVLVVILFLQTWRASIIPLVAVPVSLIGTFAVMHMFGFSLNALSLFGLVLAIGIVVDDAIVVVENVERNIGLGLTPVEATKRAMREVTGPIIATALVLCAVFIPAAFISGLTGQFYKQFALTIAISTVISAFNSLTLSPALAAVLLKSHDAPKDRFSKVLDKLFGGWLFRPFNRFFDRASHTYVGTVARVIRSSGIALILYAGLMVLTFFGFANTPTGFVPGQDKQYLVAFAQLPDAASLDRTEDVIKRMSDLALKQPGVESAVAFPGLSINGFTNSPNAGIVFVTLKPFDERKDPSMSAGAIAGALNGKFSGIEEAYMAIFPPPPVQGLGTIGGFRLQLEDRGNLGYDELYKETMNIINKSHNVPELAGLFTSYTVNVPQVDAAIDREKAKTHGVAVSDIFDTLQIYLGSLYANDFNRFGRTYQVNVQAEQQFRLEPDQIGQLKVRNNKGEMIPLATFIKVSDTSGPDRVMHYNGFITAEINGAAAPGYSSGQAEKAIEKLLKEELPNGMTYEWTDLTYQQILSGNTALLVFPLCVLLAFLVLAAQYESWSLPLAVILIVPMTLLSAITGVIATGGDNNIFTQIGLIVLVGLACKNAILIVEFAKDKQEEGMSPLDAVLEACRLRLRPILMTSFAFIMGVVPLVFSSGAGAEMRHAMGVAVFSGMLGVTFFGLLLTPVFYVLIRRYVERSEARKAARHLKLESQQ